From a single Pseudophryne corroboree isolate aPseCor3 chromosome 6, aPseCor3.hap2, whole genome shotgun sequence genomic region:
- the S1PR2 gene encoding sphingosine 1-phosphate receptor 2, translated as MSIYKQYLNVSKICEHYNYTKGIKKESSSREVISVIFIIICCIIILENILVLISVWRNKKFHSAMFFFIGNLAFSDLLTGCAYIANILLSGKATFTLTPVAWFIREGTAFTTLAASVFSLLAIALERYVAITKVKVYSSDRNCRMIILIGACWVISMVIGGLPIIGWNCIGNLDECSTVFPLYAKKYILFIVTIFTFILFSIVIFYVRIYFIVKSSHAEIAAPQTLALLKTVTIVLGVFIVCWLPAFTILLMDVSCRVKSCSILYKADYFFGVATLNSALNPIIYTLRSKDMRKEFLRVLCCWNFLRKSRTPDRFMLNLRSSSSLERCTQKHYFPTSPIMKNCNTFV; from the coding sequence ATGAGCATCTACAAGCAGTACCTAAATGTGTCCAAGATTTGTGAACACTATAACTATACTAAAGGGATTAAAAAGGAGAGCTCTTCCCGTGAAGTTATCTCCGTGATCTTCATCATCATCTGCTGTATTATTATACTGGAGAACATACTTGTTCTTATTTCCGTCTGGCGGAACAAGAAGTTCCATTCTGCCATGTTCTTCTTTATTGGAAATTTGGCATTTTCTGACCTGCTGACTGGATGTGCCTACATTGCCAACATCTTGCTGTCTGGTAAAGCTACCTTCACATTGACTCCCGTAGCATGGTTTATCCGTGAGGGCACTGCTTTCACAACGCTTGCTGCTTCAGTCTTCAGCCTATTGGCCATAGCTCTTGAAAGATATGTGGCCATCACCAAAGTCAAAGTCTACAGCAGTGACAGGAACTGTAGGATGATCATACTCATCGGAGCTTGTTGGGTTATTTCAATGGTGATCGGAGGTCTACCGATCATCGGTTGGAACTGCATCGGAAACTTGGACGAGTGTTCAACCGTCTTTCCTCTATATGCCAAAAAATACATTCTGTTCATAGTCACCATCTTCACTTTCATACTTTTCTCCATTGTCATTTTCTATGTCCGCATTTATTTTATTGTGAAGTCCAGCCATGCCGAGATTGCTGCACCCCAGACCCTTGCCCTTCTAAAAACAGTTACAATAGTCCTTGGAGTCTTTATTGTCTGCTGGCTGCCAGCGTTCACTATCCTCCTCATGGATGTATCCTGCAGAGTCAAATCCTGCTCCATTCTCTATAAAGCTGACTACTTTTTTGGGGTGGCCACCTTGAATTCGGCATTGAACCCCATCATTTACACTCTGAGGAGCAAAGACATGAGGAAGGAGTTCCTGAGGGTGCTTTGTTGCTGGAACTTCTTGAGGAAGAGTAGGACTCCTGACCGCTTCATGCTCAATTTACGTAGTTCTAGTTCCCTGGAGCGTTGCACACAAAAACACTATTTTCCCACATCGCCTATCATGAAGAACTGCAATACATTTGTGTGA